Below is a window of Lacrimispora xylanolytica DNA.
CTTAGGGAAGCTGGTTACCGGGTGCCGGAGGATATTTCGGTTGTTGGATTTGATAATTGTGAATGGGACAAAGTAGTAAAGGTCCCCATTACCAGCTATGATGTACACAAAGACAGAATGGCTGAGCTGGCAGTGGGAAATCTGGTAAGTAAGATTAAAAAGGAACCTTATGCTTCTGGAATTCAGATCGTAGCAGGAGGACTGGTGAAGAAGAAAAGTGTATCAGAAATCTAAGTGGGCAGGGAATTTTTGTAATTGGCAGGTGTTGTTCCTGTGTATTTGCGAAAGATACGGATAAAATGAGTGGTGTTTTCCATTCCCACCCGCCGGCCTGCTTCGTATACGGTGATGGCTGGGTCCTGAAGCAGTTTTTTTGCTTCTTCAATTCTCCGCCTGTTTAAATACTGCAAAGGCGGGACCTGATAAAGCTCGTGAAATTCTCTGGACAGCCGGTATCTGCTGATTCCCAGTGTCTGCTCAAATTGAGTGAGGCTGTGGGAAGAGGCGTACCGGGTGTCCATTATTTTTTTCATTTCCCTCAAATAAGGAGGGGCCACATCAGACTGGGAGGCAAAAGGAGGCAGGACAGCAGCCGTAAGCAGGTCTGTAAGAAGCCTGTGATTGATAATTAAGTTGTCCCTGCTTAGGAATTCAGGAATCTCAGTAAGGCGGGAAAAAAGAGACAGGATGTATGGGGTGGATGGAATGATAGCAAGATTGCCCCACGTTTTCACAAACTCTCTAAAAAAGAATAAGCATTTTGATTTTTCTATAAACAGCTGGTAATAATTCCAGCTGTTTTTTTCTGTGTAAATTTTATGCCGGATAGAACCATCGATAAAAAGAAAGGTTTCGGGTGAAAGGGAAAGCCTCTTATCACCAGTTTCGTATACACCGCTTCCTGATAAGGTATACAGAATACAAAGACAGGGAAGATCTGTGATTTCGTAACGGTACGGGTAACAGGTATTCATATATCCGGCTGCCATCAGGGAAAGGAGGGAATCCCCCTCTTCTGGTGTTAGGGGATATTCAGGTGGCAGGCACTGGCAGGCACTGAAAGCAGAAGTTAGCTTGTTGTTACTTAATAAATGAGCTAAAAAAAGTTTGTTGAATTCCAAAACGCACCTCTTTTCATCTGTTTTTTTATAGTCTAGCATAATAAACCATATAATTAAAGTTAAAAAGAAAATAAAAAAATGATTTATATCGAAAGTTACTCGCTGAAATCCAAGATAAATATAACAAAATAAACAAAAAAAACGAAATAAATGATATAAAACAGAGGTAGTGCATAAAAATAAACAAGGATTCATGATAAGTCGCAAGAATGGTCGATGATTATGGATTAACTTTAAAATATACTTAATTTAACTTAAAATAAATTAATAAAATCCTGGATTTAATAGGATTAAATAATGAAGGAGGAAGCATGATGAAGGTTTGGAAACGAATTGGGGCGGTAGGACTGGCGGTAGTGATGGGTGTTTCCCTGGCAGGATGCGGCGGCGCAAAAGCCACAGCAACCCAGGCAGCCAAAGAAGAGAAGGCAGATGAGCTGCCTAAATTTACAGATTTGAAGGTGGGAGAAGATTATAAGGATATCAAAGCAGATTTAAGATTTATCACACACAAGACAGATATTATTGATACGGTCTTTCAGGATTACATAAAA
It encodes the following:
- a CDS encoding helix-turn-helix transcriptional regulator codes for the protein MEFNKLFLAHLLSNNKLTSAFSACQCLPPEYPLTPEEGDSLLSLMAAGYMNTCYPYRYEITDLPCLCILYTLSGSGVYETGDKRLSLSPETFLFIDGSIRHKIYTEKNSWNYYQLFIEKSKCLFFFREFVKTWGNLAIIPSTPYILSLFSRLTEIPEFLSRDNLIINHRLLTDLLTAAVLPPFASQSDVAPPYLREMKKIMDTRYASSHSLTQFEQTLGISRYRLSREFHELYQVPPLQYLNRRRIEEAKKLLQDPAITVYEAGRRVGMENTTHFIRIFRKYTGTTPANYKNSLPT